A single region of the Gemmatimonadaceae bacterium genome encodes:
- a CDS encoding aminodeoxychorismate/anthranilate synthase component II: MILVIDNYDSFTYNLVQYLGELGAEPVVRRNDEMTVDDVESLSPQAIVISPGPGKPADAGITVPLVQRWGSSIPMLGVCLGHQAIAEAYGGNVVPAPRLMHGKTSSILHERKALFHGMPSPLQVMRYHSLIVERESLPGSLEVIAWSEDDHSEIHAVRHLEHPVWGVQFHPESVMTDHGKDLIKNFLSLAG; the protein is encoded by the coding sequence GTGATACTTGTAATCGACAACTACGATTCTTTCACCTATAACCTGGTGCAGTATCTCGGGGAGCTCGGTGCAGAGCCCGTGGTTCGGCGCAACGACGAAATGACGGTCGACGACGTGGAGTCGCTGAGTCCACAGGCGATCGTGATCTCGCCAGGTCCCGGAAAACCGGCCGACGCCGGGATAACCGTGCCCCTCGTGCAGCGGTGGGGGAGCTCGATCCCCATGCTGGGTGTGTGCCTCGGTCATCAGGCAATTGCGGAGGCGTATGGCGGCAACGTGGTACCTGCACCGCGGCTGATGCATGGGAAGACATCCTCGATTCTGCACGAGCGTAAAGCACTGTTTCACGGCATGCCTTCGCCGTTACAGGTAATGCGCTATCATTCTCTCATCGTCGAGCGCGAGTCGCTGCCGGGGAGCCTCGAGGTGATTGCCTGGAGTGAGGATGACCATTCCGAGATCCATGCCGTGCGGCATCTGGAGCATCCAGTCTGGGGCGTTCAGTTCCATCCAGAATCGGTGATGACCGACCACGGCAAGGACCTTATCAAAAACTTTCTTTCACTGGCAGGATGA
- the kdsB gene encoding 3-deoxy-manno-octulosonate cytidylyltransferase, with amino-acid sequence MRTLVVIPARLAAVRLPRKPLRLLAGVPLIVRVWQRVSAMKIADACVVATDSEEVAEAARDAGAECVMTSSSHQSGTERVAEVARQPAFARCTTLVNVQGDEPFIGRGAVDGAARMVSSGAFPLGTAASRASWEIAENPSIVKVVCADDSRAMYFSRAAIPFPRDGAGSATIQPLQHIGVYAYSRDALEKWVALPPHELEVTERLEQLRPLAAGIPMGVAIVDEPPAAGIDTEDDLSRANARWDAFIAGQ; translated from the coding sequence GTGAGGACGCTAGTGGTGATTCCGGCGCGCCTCGCAGCGGTGAGACTCCCCCGCAAACCGCTCCGCCTCCTCGCCGGCGTCCCACTCATCGTCAGAGTGTGGCAGCGCGTCTCCGCAATGAAGATCGCCGACGCTTGCGTAGTCGCTACTGACAGCGAGGAAGTAGCAGAGGCGGCGCGCGATGCCGGCGCTGAGTGCGTCATGACGAGCAGCTCGCACCAGTCCGGCACCGAGCGAGTAGCAGAAGTCGCGCGGCAGCCGGCGTTCGCGCGCTGCACGACTTTGGTGAACGTGCAGGGGGATGAGCCGTTTATCGGACGAGGCGCCGTGGACGGAGCAGCAAGAATGGTCTCGTCCGGAGCTTTTCCACTTGGAACCGCGGCTTCGCGCGCTTCGTGGGAGATCGCCGAGAATCCCAGCATCGTGAAGGTCGTTTGCGCCGACGATTCGAGGGCGATGTATTTCTCGCGCGCCGCAATACCATTTCCAAGAGATGGCGCTGGATCTGCCACAATTCAGCCGTTACAGCATATCGGAGTATACGCCTACTCGCGTGACGCTCTCGAGAAATGGGTCGCTCTTCCTCCGCACGAGCTGGAGGTAACCGAGCGACTCGAGCAGCTGAGGCCGCTTGCCGCCGGAATCCCGATGGGAGTTGCGATCGTCGACGAGCCACCGGCCGCGGGAATAGACACCGAGGACGACTTGAGCCGCGCCAATGCGCGGTGGGACGCTTTCATCGCGGGACAATAG